From the genome of Candidatus Nitrospira nitrosa:
CCCGATAATCATCTCGAAGGCTCCTCTCTTGAAGAGTAGAGTCGTTGCTAACGCGACGGGCTCATCCACTTTAACCGAGGAGGTTGCGATGATGTGTTATGCGGGCATTGATCTCCATGCCACGAATAGTGTGCTGGTCGTGATTGATGAAGCGGATCGAGTGCTGTATCAGAAACGCCTCCGCAATGACCTGGCCGTGATCTTCACGGCCTTAACACCGTATCAGACCACGCTGCAGGGCGTGGTCGTTGAGTCCACCTATAATTGGTACTGGTTAGTCGACGGGCTCATGGAAGCAGGGTACCGGGTCCACCTCGCTCATGCACCAGCCCTGCCGCAGTATAGTGGGCTCAAGCATGTTGACGATCAACACGATGCGCAGTGGTTAGCCCATTTACTCCGGCTAGGTTTGCTCCCTACCGGGTACATTTACCCCAAAGCGGAACGGGCCGTGCGGGACTTGTTGCGGAAGCGCAGTCAGTTGGTTCGGCACAAGACCATGGTCGTGCTGAGCCTACAAAGCCTGCTGACACGACTGACTGGCAATCGGCTCTCCCTCCCTCGGCTTCGACAGCTCACCCCAGAGGGCATTCAGGCACTTGTGCCATTTCCCGAACATGTGCAATCGGTCAGCAGTTCGTTGGCTGTGCTGCAATGTCTGGAGCACGAGATTCACACGATTGAGGGCACGGTTCGGGAAGCGGGGCGGACTCAGCCGGGCTATGTGCTCTTACCGACCGTCCCCGGAATCGGGCCGATCTTGGCGGGCACCATTCTCCTGGAAGCCGGTGACCTGCGGCGGTTTGCGACCGTGGGACACTTCGCCTCCTACTGTCGCTGTGTCGGCAGCGAACATGTGAGTAACGGCAAACGCAAAGGGGCTGGCAACACGAAGAACGGCAACAAGTATTTAAGCTGGGCGTTCATCGAGGCGGCGCACTTCGCCATTCGCTATGGGGCCGGGATTCGCACGTATTATCAGCGCAAGCAGGCACGGACGCATCCCCTTGTGGCGCTGAAGGCCGTGGCCCATAAATTGGCGCGGGCCTGCTATCACATGCTCCGTGCGCAGGTGCCATTCGATCTGTCCCGCGCTTTTGGCTAGGCGCGGCAGAGCTGGGGGGAGCTGGGAGCTCGCAAAGGGGTTGAGGCCACACCTCGCACTCCCGATTAGCCCCGGTCTTCCCCCTTCAACTCCCTCGCCACTGGCGTGGGGACTGAGACGCCTCGACCGTGAGCCATGATGGGGTTGGCGCCAGCCCGCTGGTAGCCAGACGTCCTGTGCGTAGGTATGCTGGACACGGCCGGGAACCGACGGTTGTCTGGGGCACGAGGTGCCAGGGGCTGGAGTGGATCCCCGACGGGGCTCGCTCCCACGCCTTGATCCTGATGGGTGACTGGTGCGGCTCAAATCCGAGCTGACACTGCTGACGACGACAACCGGGATGCGACGGAGTCACGCGACCACCATGGCGAGGGAAGACGTCGTCGGAGACCTCGCCCCGTTTGTAGGATACGGAGGGCATGATCGGCTGTGCCCTCTTGACCGGAGCCTTCGAGATGGGCGACCCCTTTATTTCGTTCTTGGAACTTGAAACCGCCTTCATATTGTCAGATTTCACGGTCTTCCTGGTGCAGGATGTCTGTTGTTATGACTTGGGATCGGCTTTCATGCTGCTGACTATTTTGGAAAAAACTTCGTCGTTCAGCGCATTATATGTCTTGTACGTATCCCGATTCTCGTTGGCACCCGGCGTAGTAATACAACAACCTATATCTTTACCGTACACGGTGTTATCAAATGCCTTGGTGTAGCCTCCGTTCAAGCCGTGTCGCTGCGCGAAGGCATGTAATTTACCAGTTAGATCTGTAGAATCCACTGAGGAATCATGGATCACTTGGAGTTCACGGGCAGTCCGTTCGCGTTCATCCCGATTGGCCCCCTTGACCGGGCGAAATCCATCGAGATCAAAAAACACGACTTTGAAACCGGTAAATGATGTCCCGTCAGGGACAATGTCAAAGTTTGCAAGTTTGTGGTCGGTCCACACCACACCATGCTGGTTGAGGGTGCGTATCACGAGATTGACCGTGAACTCCTCCCGTTCCGCCAGACTTGTTGTTTCCCCGCGACGATCCGGCGCTCGAACTTGGAGGCGGTCAAGCGCGTTGGTGACCCCCGCAAGGTTGTTGAGTGCACCATGCCCTTGAGCCGTCACCTGCTCTTCTCCACTGATGTTCTGCTCACGCGATAGGGCAAACCAGTGCTCTTTCTTGTTCTGATCTCGCGCTTTCACCCACAGCAAGTCTTCAACGCGCTGCACAACTTGAAACGGAACGTCAGCCATTAATTGTTTGATATCGCCAAGAATGGCCCGGCTAGTGTCTTGTTCGTAAAGTGTATTTAAGCCTCTTCTCCTATTAGGATCCGCATCACTACTGCCGAGGTAGACAAACTTCTTGATTACCCCAGCATCTGAGCTCGTATAGACTTTGGAGTTGGCACCACCGCCAATCAACGTCCCAATCCCTTTTGGTGACTCACCTGGTTTGTTTGGAAACTGTAGAAAACCTTCCGAATCAAGGCGTGGAACCTGACCGCTGAAGATCAACTCCCCTTCGTAGATTAGGTGCGCGGAGGGAGAAATTGTGGGCTTCACAACACGTGGCCTGTCATAGACGCGTAACGCATTGGGCTCTGAATTGATTTTTTCTGCAAGTGGCTGCGGTTCGGCTAACGGTAGTTGTCGGGGTGTAATCACTGGCGGCGCCCCATTGCCAGCCGGCACTCCTCGGGGGAGACCACCCTCTCCGGCCGCATTGACGTCACCCAGCACGACTGGTCCCCCAGGATTACGGGGACTCACTACTGGCGGCGCCCCATTGCCAGCTGGCATTCCTCGGGGGAGACCACCCTCTCCGGCCTCATTGACATCACCCAGCACGACTGGTCCCCCAGGATTACGAGGGTTCACTACTGGCGGCGCCCCATTGCCAGCCGGCACTCCTCGGGGGGGTCCACCCTCTCGCTGTTGCTGCTGCACATTCCCTTGTTGATGGGGTTGAGCCGCAGGACCGTTTGTAGTACCAGCGATTGGCGCTGCTTGCGGTTGAGGCGGGTGCAGTTGACCTTGTGGGCCAGCCCTTAGCTTCTGATCGAGCCCCAGTTGCTGTCCCCGCTGCCGCACATTCCCTTGTTGATGGGGTTGAGCCGCAGGAACGGTTGTAGTGCCAGCAGTTGGTCCTGTTGGTGGAACAGGACGGGCGGCAGGATTGCCATCCGTCGGGATCGCAGGCTCGGCGACCGGATTATTCCGTGTGTCGGCATCCGCCTCATTTCGATTCTGCGGATTCCCTGTGAACTGGTCGCGTTGGCCGCCTTGATCCCGGCGGTTTTCTCGTTGCCCGGGGGTCGGGCCGCTGCTGCCGGCATAGACTGCATCCGTCAGCAATGCGAACAGAAGCGCGAGAGCCACATCGCGAAGCGTGAATAATTTCATGGCGCGAATCTCCACTTATCATTCATGAACGGCTTCAGATCTTCGATCTGGATCCAAAGCTGAAGCTTGAGGGTGGTAGCGTGCGTATAACCGATGGGCTTATATTTGGCTTCCTTAATGATGTGCTGGTCCTCAAACGACTTGTCAAAGTCCCAGAGATCCGGCCGAAAGACGTACGTGAAGCCGGCCTTGAAATCGTTCCAGTCCTTGTTTTTCGTGTTTTGCTTGGTGCTGGCGACGAGATTCACCATATGAAGCTGGACAGCCACATCGATATTGATCATCTGACGATCACTGAGTCCCGACACGGGTATCCGGGTCTTCAGCACCGTCCGCGTCTCAAGCCCTCTCATGGACTGAGCAATTTTCGGAATCTTGCGCAGACCGAGGGTTTCCTGATCGAAGAGATCGACGGGCGTTGCATACGTGCAGTTCTCGGTCGTCTTGAGTTTATCGGCAATGCCACACGCATGCCATTCGTATTGCACGGAGCCGAAGGCTTCGTGTTCCGCAGGGCCGCGCCCACCGCTCACCTCGTATTCCCGTGCCTGAAAGTTGAAGTTCGATCCCTTGGACTCGGAGATATCGGCGCCCAAGATTTCTTCCGCCGAAACATTGAGTGATTTGCTCGTGTCCGCGCTTGACCCGGCGCCGACCTCTCTATTCTCCGTCGCGGGGTATATCATCACTTCCTTGGCTTCCCACGGCATGATGTTCATCCGCACGTGCCCGACGTAAAAGTTTCCATCGGTGGCCATGTCGGTGCTGGGTTTAGAGCCGTGCCGCAGCTCGATGCTGGTTTCCTTGTCCGTGTCGATGGCGATGTAGAGTTCTCCATCCTGAACCCAGGCCGCGATTTGAGGATGAATGGACAACGTCATTTTCTGGTTTTTGCTGGGGTCGTTCGGGGATGTTCTCAGATCTGCTGTCAGGTAGGGGGTTTGGTTATTCGGCGCAAATTTGTACTTGATCGCCTTATACCCTTCCTTCGTCTCAAACACGGGTCCAACGCCTAGGCGAATCCCCACGCTGTCCGATCCAAAGGGATGCATGACTTCCGGTTCGGCAGCAAGCGCGCGACGTTGCTTCTCGCGCGCGATAGCCTCCTCTTTCGCTTTTTGGGCCGCCGCGCGTCTGGCCTCGCGTTCTTTCTCGAGGGCCTCCATCTTCTTGCCCCATTGTTCCAATGCCGGCGCCATAGCAAGCAGTGACCGAAAGCTCTCGACATCAAACAGGACGAAGGCATCACCCGCGTGATACGCCGTGCTGTCGGCCATGTCAAAAGCAAGTTTTTTCTTCTCCGCATCCGACGCGTCAAGGTCGGCGAATTGAGGAGGAATTTCTATACCGTATGTTTTCGCGCTGGCCACAGCCGATCCTCCTCGCACCCCGATGCGCAGGCTCGGGATGGCGACATTCGTAATACTGTAATAATATTGGCCCTTTTCGATGCGCCATTCGCCGGTGGGCAAGGTCTCGCCGTCCGGGCCGCAACGGATCGGGGCGTTGTCCGTGGCATGGGCATCAAGGTAGAGATAGCGGTCCAAGTAATAGACATTTTGGATGCGATACGTATCTTTTTTCCCCGGGACGCCTTTGAGCATGAACGCGGCAGTTGTTTTCGCCTCGTTGCCCTTCGAGGAGGACACCTCACTGACCAGCCCGTCCTCGCCGACATTCAGAAGTTTTGTCTGGTTCGTAGTGATCGCCCGAGCCTCCGGAGGCGCGCCGTCATACCAAGCAACCAGCGCTCCGCGTGGAGGCGCTTTCTGGACACTCGGTTCTGATTTGGGAGGCAACGGTGTCGGCTCAACAGACGGCTTAGTAAAGGTCGGAGGTGGCATGGGCTGCGGCAAGAGACTGCCGGTGCTGCCGCGTGTGCCTTGCTGCGGTTGAGGGGCTGCGGGGATACCGGCGGCATCCAGGACGTGCTGATCGAGTATCACCCGCTGTTTTTCATTGGCGTTCGTGGTGTATTGGCCGATGATCCCATCCGTCAGCACCCTGAAGTACCACGTGCGGTTCGGTGTCACCGGTTGCACCATGATGGCGCCGGCTTCGATCATCGCGTGCTTCGTGTAGCCGGTTTTCCCCTCGGTGATGTAGAGCACATCCACGGCATACCCCGTGAGATTCTCTATCATTAACTCCTTTTGCTGGTCCGCCCCAAGTAAGGCCGGAAGCACGATCAGGGCACAAGCGAGTATCATTCTATTCATACGTACGCCTCCATAGGTTTTTCAGAACGCTTCCTGTTCGTACTGAGGCCACTGATGTCCGGCTCACATTCGCTGTTTGAATGTCTCGAGCACTCCGTTAGAGTGTTGACTGCCGCGGATCAACACCTATAGAATCTGGCATGCGTACTGCTTACTACTGTTCGACACTTTCCTGCGGTGTTCGTGAAACATCGTAGGTCTTACTCCTACCATCACTTGATCTCTTATGGTAGGGCCAATTGGATCTACCTGGTCGCCAAGCGATTGTGTACGGATACAAGGGATTGAGCAATGAGCGGGAGTGCCTCCTTCATTAAAGGGGTCGGGAGTCTTTATACGGCAGGACACTTTCAGCTTCGTGGGCATTCCGCCCCATACCGGACCACTCACATCCCCGGTGTCCACCGGCTCACCAGCAGAGACGATGATCTGGTACGTCGTCGTCGAGTCCCGTCCGTGGAGCTCGTCTCTCCTGCGACCTATTCCCCTGTCCCCTGATGCCGCTACGAGCGATGAAGATCGGCCTCGTGAAGATCGCTGATACCGCGTCCGCACGACGTTGATGCGACCATTGTGTACGGGCAAGCCGTTCACATGATTTACGTGGCGAGTTCGACGATCAATTCGATTTCCACGGGGGCATGACGCGGCAACTCCGCGGCACCGACGGCCACACGGGCATGACGACCCGCATCACCGAACAACGATACGAGAAGATCAGAAGCTCCGTTGAGGACTTGAGGCTGATCGGTAAATCCAGGAGCCGAAGCAATATGGCCGACCATCTTGACGATTTGCTGTACACGATCCAGCGACCCGGCAGCACTCCGAATGATACTGAGCCCATTCAATACGGCAACTCGGGATGCTTCTATCCCTTGCTCAATGGTTAGATTGCCCCCGAGCTTGCCAGTCATGATGAGTTGCCCGTCTCGGGATGGTAACACGCCGGACAGAAAGAGGAGGTCACCAACACGTACGACTGGAACATAATTCGCGACGGGTTTCGGAGGATCCGGCAGCGTCAATCCCAGCTCTTTCAGTTTCGCTTCATACGACATGCTATCCTCTCATTTCCTTTCCTCCTTCACGTGTTGCTATCCCTACCCCGGTCTGAGCGCATCCAGGAAACTCTCGCCATGGAGGACCCGATCCGCACCCAAGGCTTCGGCTATCGTCTGCCCCACGTCCGCAGCCGACCCCCTTGTCCCTAAATCGACACCCTGAGCCAGTTTGGGACCGGTGACACAGAGTGGCACATATTCGCGCGTGGACGTCTTGCCCGTCAAGGAGCCGTCTCTCCCATGATCACCCGTCACGATGACCATATCGCCGGGACGCAACTTATCAAATAACTCCGGCAAACGACGATCAAACTCTTGCAGGGCCGTGGCCATCTGCGTCGGCTCTTCTGACCACTGATCCACACTGGCCGCAAGCAGCCCACGCGGAACCTTGTTCAATAGGCCGACCACTTCCTCCAAGCCCGCAATCCCCGATGCAATCGGAAAGGCTTTCGTAAATCCACGACCGCTGAAGAGATCATACACCTTCCCGACCCCCATCGCGATCTGACCGGATCGACTTAAGACATCGAACATCGTCACACCGGGCGCTTCATGCACACAGTCTTTCCTCCCACCATACGGACGAAGTTGATCATGTCCTCCACTCACCGGTTGGGCGACGACACGAAGGAGCACCCCCGCCTCCTTTGCGGCTTTTCGAACTTCACGACAGCGGTGATGGAATTCCGACACGGCCATGATGGATTCATGCATGGCCAGGAAACAGGTATTACCTCCATCGGCCCAGAGTATCGGCGCTCCCGTCGCCATATGTTCCACACCATACCGACGAAGCATCGCCCCCATCAATGCCACCTCTCTGCCGATCGATTTTCGTCCGAATACTTGCTCGATCATATCGACGATCGACGTGGGGACACCGGAACGACAGACGGCCGCTCCCTTCTGCTGGACCACCCCGCTCATTTCCCAATATCCCGCCACGGAATCTTTCCCTGCCGATGCGAAAGCCAGACGCCCAAAGCACCCGCTCGGTTGTCCCATGGCTCGTACACCCTTAATCGGAGCGACATGCCCCAACCCCAGCATTTCTAGGTTCGGCAGACTGAGTCCCCCAACGGTCTCAGCAAGATGGACAAGGGTGTTCGCCTCAGCATCGCCGTAGTCTGCCGCATCCGGTAAGGCCCCGACCCCACACCCATCCATCACGAGGAGGATGACGCGTTGAATCATCTGTTCACCTCACCTACATTACGACATGTCAACAGAGGAACGTATCGAACCATCACCAAGACCTTGGACAAAACCGGAAACCAGAATTCTGGCAACAAGACCACTTCATCCATACTCTGCTAGATAGACACGAGAATCGGGCTCACCACCGCCGTCGTCGGCTGCATCCGGTAAGGCTTCGGTCGCACACCCGTCCATCACGAGGAGGATGACGCGTTGAATCATCTGTTCACCTCACCTAAATTACGACATGTCAACGGAGAAACGTATCGAGCCATC
Proteins encoded in this window:
- a CDS encoding RidA family protein; this translates as MSYEAKLKELGLTLPDPPKPVANYVPVVRVGDLLFLSGVLPSRDGQLIMTGKLGGNLTIEQGIEASRVAVLNGLSIIRSAAGSLDRVQQIVKMVGHIASAPGFTDQPQVLNGASDLLVSLFGDAGRHARVAVGAAELPRHAPVEIELIVELAT
- a CDS encoding IS110 family RNA-guided transposase, with product MMCYAGIDLHATNSVLVVIDEADRVLYQKRLRNDLAVIFTALTPYQTTLQGVVVESTYNWYWLVDGLMEAGYRVHLAHAPALPQYSGLKHVDDQHDAQWLAHLLRLGLLPTGYIYPKAERAVRDLLRKRSQLVRHKTMVVLSLQSLLTRLTGNRLSLPRLRQLTPEGIQALVPFPEHVQSVSSSLAVLQCLEHEIHTIEGTVREAGRTQPGYVLLPTVPGIGPILAGTILLEAGDLRRFATVGHFASYCRCVGSEHVSNGKRKGAGNTKNGNKYLSWAFIEAAHFAIRYGAGIRTYYQRKQARTHPLVALKAVAHKLARACYHMLRAQVPFDLSRAFG
- a CDS encoding phosphopentomutase, which encodes MIQRVILLVMDGCGVGALPDAADYGDAEANTLVHLAETVGGLSLPNLEMLGLGHVAPIKGVRAMGQPSGCFGRLAFASAGKDSVAGYWEMSGVVQQKGAAVCRSGVPTSIVDMIEQVFGRKSIGREVALMGAMLRRYGVEHMATGAPILWADGGNTCFLAMHESIMAVSEFHHRCREVRKAAKEAGVLLRVVAQPVSGGHDQLRPYGGRKDCVHEAPGVTMFDVLSRSGQIAMGVGKVYDLFSGRGFTKAFPIASGIAGLEEVVGLLNKVPRGLLAASVDQWSEEPTQMATALQEFDRRLPELFDKLRPGDMVIVTGDHGRDGSLTGKTSTREYVPLCVTGPKLAQGVDLGTRGSAADVGQTIAEALGADRVLHGESFLDALRPG